A genomic stretch from Solanum stenotomum isolate F172 chromosome 8, ASM1918654v1, whole genome shotgun sequence includes:
- the LOC125874588 gene encoding sesquiterpene synthase 9-like: protein MSGAMAAFSMYPHSLINFNIWRYTCEPKVHSLKRKLMIPLLAMDANSSRHLANFHPNVWGYNFLSYTSQLTEITTQEKLEVDEYKEKVMNMLMEIHDNSTQKLVLIDTIQRLGVSYHFHNEIETSIQNIFDASSQHSENNDNLHVVSLRFRLVRQQGHYISSDVFKQFVERDGKFKKTLNDDVQALLSLYEAAQMRVHGEDILEEALTFTTTHLESMIPMLNNPLKAQIIEALSHPIHKVMPRLGARKYIDIYENMESHNHLLLKFSKLDFNMLQKQHQRELSELTSWWKDLDLASKVPYARDKLVEGYTWTLGLYFEPEYSRARRMLVKVFKMLSICDDTYDAYATFDELVLFTNAIQRWDINAMDSLPPYMRPFYQAILEIFDEMEEELTKEGKSDRAYYGKFEMKKLARAYFKEAEWLNAGYIPNCDEYIKNAIVSTTFMALGTTSLIGMEEFITKDTFEWITNEPSILRASSTICRLMDDISDHETDQQRGHVASVIECYMKDYGASKQEAYVKFRKEVKNAWKDINKALLRPIEVPIFVLERILNLARTMDTFFQDEEDGYTNSNSKCKDIITLLLVDSVTI, encoded by the exons ATGAGTGGAGCGATGGCCGCATTTTCAATGTATCCTCACAGCTTGATAAACTTTAATATTTGGAGATACACTTGTGAACCCAAAGTACACTCTTTAAAGAGAAAATTAATGATCCCATTATTAGCAATGGATGCTAATTCTTCACGTCATTTGGCTAATTTTCATCCAAATGTTTGGGGATACAACTTCCTTTCTTACACTTCTCAACTCACC GAAATTACTACTCAAGAAAAACTTGAAGTTGATGAGTACAAAGAAAAAGTCATGAACATGTTGATGGAAATTCATGACAATAGTACACAAAAACTTGTGTTGATAGACACAATCCAACGATTGGGAGTATCATATCATTTCCATAATGAAATCGAAACATCCATTCAGAACATTTTTGATGCATCGTCCCAACATAGTGAGAATAATGACAACCTTCACGTTGTTTCTCTTCGTTTTCGACTTGTGAGACAACAAGGCCATTACATCTCTTCTG ATGTATTCAAGCAATTTGTGGAGCGCGATGGAAAATTTAAGAAAACTCTTAATGATGATGTCCAAGCATTATTAAGTTTGTATGAAGCAGCACAAATGAGAGTGCACGGGGAGGATATTCTCGAAGAAGCTCTTACTTTTACCACTACTCATCTCGAGTCCATGATCCCCATGTTAAACAATCCACTCAAGGCTCAAATTATTGAAGCCTTAAGCCACCCTATACACAAAGTTATGCCAAGATTGGGAGCAAGAAAATACATAGACATTTATGAAAACATGGAATCACACAACCATttgcttttaaaattttccaaattGGACTTCAACATGTTGCAAAAGCAGCATCAAAGAGAGCTTAGCGAGCTTACAAG ctGGTGGAAAGATCTGGATCTGGCAAGCAAAGTGCCATATGCAAGAGACAAATTAGTTGAGGGTTACACATGGACATTGGGATTGTATTTCGAGCCTGAGTATAGTCGTGCAAGAAGAATGTTAGTAAAAGTATTCAAAATGCTCTCAATCTGTGATGACACTTATGATGCATATGCAACTTTTGATGAACTTGTGCTTTTCACCAATGCGATACAGAG ATGGGACATAAACGCCATGGATTCATTACCGCCATATATGAGACCATTTTATCAAGCTATTCTGGAAATCTTCGATGAAATGGAAGAAGAATTGACCAAAGAAGGTAAATCAGATCGCGCCTACTATGGTAAATTTGAG ATGAAAAAATTGGCTAGGGCCTATTTTAAAGAAGCGGAATGGTTAAATGCTGGCTATATTCCCAACTGTGATGAGTATATAAAAAATGCAATTGTAAGCACTACCTTTATGGCGCTTGGAACAACTTCTTTGATTGGTATGGAGGAATTCATAACAAAAGACACTTTTGAATGGATAACAAATGAGCCTTCGATTCTTCGAGCTTCATCAACTATCTGCAGATTAATGGACGATATTAGTGATCATGAA ACTGACCAACAAAGAGGACATGTAGCTTCTGTCATTGAATGCTATATGAAAGACTATGGAGCTTCAAAGCAAGAGGCCTATGTTAAGTTTCGGAAGGAAGTCAAGAATGCATGGAAAGACATAAACAAGGCATTACTACGCCCTATTGAAGTACCAATATTTGTTCTAGAACGAATTTTAAATCTTGCACGGACAATGGATACTTTTTTCCAAGATGAAGAAGATGGATATACAAATTCCAATTCCAAATGTAAAGACATTATTACCTTGTTGCTTGTTGATTCTGTTACTATATGA